From the genome of Hymenobacter sp. PAMC 26628, one region includes:
- a CDS encoding PKD domain-containing protein — translation MNLNSIGYFGRAALLGALTWVATGTAGAQTRPGPDGPLRPRPTAHATQKAPPTAVYQRADPNSRISPELQQVYQQGTAASRGGAPVNLKTAHPQLRLSKDATAVLVHITARDVAALLPALQARGFVVVANRPDLHFVDGMLPLAQLAPGAPGLEALAAQGLLGVLPVWRPIAQTGRVTTQADYVLEAARTRATLSKNLTGAGVRVGILSDSYNSLKGAANDVASNDLPAAGVQVLSDLGDGEGTDEGRAMAQLVYDLAPGAPLAFSTAYNSEADFAQHILDLADPAKGNCKVIVDDIAYFAEPYFQDGVVAQAVTQVVSQRGATYFSSAGNNGDQSYENAAPAFVVGARSLARLNFDNTGGTDVAQRFSVANGADMTVALQWSDPFYTTAGVRTDLDAYILSSRGDTVDASNTSNLRSQVPLEITGFTNDTSKTHTTLFDLVIVRRTGTANPARIKYIALSDGQPTEWLTNSGTVVGHAAAAAASAVAAVAYFDSKNPESYTAKGSPTILFNPDGTALGAPVTRPKPDIASVDGGNTTFFGGQDAEGDGLPNFFGTSAAAPAAAAVAALLLQSEPALTPAQVNARLAATARPVGPTAGFNTLTGAGLIDAFTAIYGPPVAITPPAVEDLEKRALPISWTVNSTKAGRVQVATGTGAASGTSYLVMDAAFSASTAYAGLNEAVWYAKNTPGQDLLLTFRQRKFAAETDNALPTQFTGSSNGDGVALSVDGGTTWYRVVNLTGVNSTTTYQTQSVNLTQFAAANNLALGADVRVKFQQYGQGPATAATASSRRGMAFDDIALTAAAAAPVPLYTSTQPTVGCPGLVVAFRDSSLFKPTSWAWTFSGGTPAASTDRNPTVTYNTPGRFAVTLAATNANGTATRVDTGYVVVYGRAPQATAAANRTRICPGGTVSFTSQTDFCPGTYAWSFPGGSPATANTAGATVSYATAGTYTASLTVSNGFGSTTSTASIEVTAGRALPFAETFDTSTSLPAGWAIENPDGLFTWVLVDGIIGRAGTSTRAARAPFAPDAAVGQRDVLQTPPLNLSAAQPTLRFDLAYAPLTSAATSPDSLIVQVMDACTLAVLGRPYAKGATGTLGTTGAQKTYFVPSAGTQWRQELVDLTPYIGKSVLLRFVGYNGYGNYLYVDNVNVGSQLLSLTSAAAATGLEAWPNPTAAGTALHVRLPAQSGGGQLRLIDDLGRTVWQAQLTAASAATEQLLTTPLAPGLYSVVFSPLNGVAAARRVLVQ, via the coding sequence ATGAACCTTAACTCTATTGGTTATTTCGGGCGCGCGGCGCTGCTGGGGGCCCTCACGTGGGTTGCCACGGGCACCGCCGGGGCCCAAACCAGGCCGGGGCCCGACGGCCCCCTCCGGCCGCGCCCCACGGCCCACGCCACGCAAAAGGCACCGCCAACCGCCGTGTACCAGCGCGCCGACCCCAACTCGCGCATTAGCCCCGAGCTGCAGCAGGTGTACCAGCAGGGCACGGCGGCCAGCCGCGGTGGGGCCCCGGTTAATTTGAAAACGGCCCACCCGCAGCTGCGCTTAAGCAAAGACGCCACGGCGGTGCTGGTGCACATCACGGCGCGCGACGTAGCGGCGCTGCTGCCCGCGCTGCAGGCGCGGGGCTTTGTAGTGGTGGCCAACCGGCCCGATTTACACTTCGTGGACGGCATGCTGCCGCTGGCCCAGCTGGCCCCCGGGGCCCCGGGCCTGGAGGCGCTGGCGGCTCAGGGCCTGCTGGGCGTGCTGCCCGTGTGGCGGCCCATTGCCCAAACCGGCCGCGTGACCACCCAGGCCGATTACGTGCTGGAAGCGGCCCGCACCCGGGCCACGCTCTCCAAGAACCTGACCGGTGCGGGCGTGCGCGTGGGCATCCTCAGCGACTCGTACAACTCTCTGAAGGGCGCGGCCAACGACGTGGCTTCGAACGATTTGCCGGCCGCTGGCGTGCAGGTGCTCAGCGACTTGGGCGACGGCGAGGGCACCGACGAGGGCCGGGCTATGGCCCAGCTCGTGTACGACCTGGCCCCCGGGGCCCCGCTGGCGTTCAGCACAGCGTACAACTCGGAGGCCGACTTTGCCCAGCACATCCTCGACCTGGCCGATCCGGCCAAGGGCAATTGCAAGGTCATCGTCGACGACATTGCCTACTTTGCCGAGCCTTACTTCCAGGACGGCGTGGTGGCCCAGGCCGTGACGCAGGTGGTGAGCCAGCGCGGGGCAACCTACTTTTCATCGGCTGGCAACAACGGCGACCAGAGCTACGAGAACGCCGCCCCGGCCTTCGTGGTGGGGGCCCGCAGCCTGGCCCGGCTCAATTTCGACAACACCGGTGGCACCGACGTGGCCCAGCGCTTTTCGGTGGCCAACGGGGCCGACATGACGGTGGCCTTGCAGTGGAGCGACCCGTTTTACACCACCGCGGGGGTCAGAACCGACCTTGACGCCTACATCCTCTCGTCGCGCGGCGACACGGTGGATGCGTCGAACACCAGCAACCTGCGCTCGCAGGTGCCCTTAGAAATCACGGGCTTTACCAACGACACGTCCAAAACTCACACCACCCTGTTTGACCTGGTGATTGTGCGCCGCACCGGCACCGCCAACCCCGCGCGCATCAAGTACATTGCCCTGAGCGACGGCCAGCCCACCGAGTGGCTCACCAACAGCGGCACCGTGGTGGGGCACGCCGCCGCTGCGGCTGCTTCCGCGGTGGCCGCCGTGGCATATTTCGATTCTAAAAACCCCGAGTCGTACACGGCGAAGGGCAGCCCCACTATCCTGTTCAACCCCGACGGCACGGCCCTGGGGGCCCCCGTGACGCGCCCCAAGCCCGACATTGCCTCGGTGGACGGCGGCAATACCACGTTTTTTGGTGGCCAAGACGCCGAGGGCGATGGCTTGCCCAACTTCTTCGGCACATCGGCGGCGGCTCCTGCGGCGGCAGCGGTGGCGGCCTTGCTGTTGCAGTCGGAGCCGGCCCTCACCCCGGCCCAGGTGAACGCCCGCCTGGCGGCTACCGCCCGGCCCGTGGGCCCCACGGCCGGTTTCAACACCCTCACCGGCGCCGGGCTGATTGATGCCTTCACGGCCATCTACGGCCCGCCCGTGGCCATCACGCCGCCGGCCGTGGAAGACCTGGAGAAGCGCGCCTTGCCCATAAGCTGGACGGTGAATAGCACCAAGGCCGGCCGCGTGCAGGTGGCCACCGGCACCGGCGCCGCTTCGGGCACCAGCTACCTAGTGATGGACGCAGCATTTTCTGCCTCAACGGCCTACGCCGGCCTGAACGAGGCCGTGTGGTACGCCAAAAACACGCCCGGCCAGGATTTGCTCCTCACCTTCCGCCAGCGCAAGTTTGCCGCCGAAACCGATAATGCCCTGCCCACCCAGTTCACGGGTTCAAGCAACGGCGACGGCGTGGCGCTGAGCGTGGACGGCGGCACCACCTGGTACCGGGTAGTGAACCTGACGGGCGTTAATTCCACCACTACCTATCAAACCCAAAGCGTGAACCTGACCCAGTTTGCGGCGGCCAACAACCTCGCGCTGGGCGCCGACGTGCGGGTGAAGTTCCAGCAGTACGGCCAGGGCCCCGCCACGGCGGCCACAGCCAGCAGCCGCCGCGGCATGGCCTTCGACGACATTGCCCTGACGGCGGCGGCCGCCGCGCCGGTACCGCTGTACACCTCCACCCAGCCCACTGTGGGCTGCCCGGGCCTGGTGGTGGCCTTCCGCGATTCGTCGCTGTTCAAGCCCACCAGCTGGGCCTGGACGTTTAGCGGCGGCACGCCCGCCGCTTCTACCGACCGCAACCCCACCGTGACCTACAACACGCCCGGCCGCTTCGCCGTGACGCTGGCCGCTACCAATGCCAACGGCACCGCCACCCGCGTCGACACCGGTTACGTGGTGGTGTACGGTAGGGCCCCGCAGGCCACGGCCGCCGCTAACCGCACCCGCATTTGCCCCGGCGGCACAGTGAGCTTCACCAGTCAAACGGACTTCTGCCCGGGTACCTACGCCTGGTCGTTTCCCGGCGGCTCGCCGGCTACGGCCAATACCGCCGGCGCCACGGTTTCGTACGCCACGGCGGGCACCTACACGGCCAGTCTCACCGTCTCCAACGGCTTCGGCAGCACCACGTCCACCGCTAGCATTGAGGTGACAGCTGGCCGCGCCCTGCCCTTCGCCGAAACCTTCGACACTTCGACCAGCCTGCCCGCGGGCTGGGCCATTGAGAATCCCGACGGCCTCTTCACCTGGGTGCTCGTCGACGGCATCATCGGCCGCGCCGGTACCAGCACCCGGGCCGCCCGGGCCCCGTTTGCGCCCGATGCCGCCGTGGGCCAGCGCGACGTGTTGCAAACCCCACCCCTCAACCTGAGCGCCGCCCAGCCCACGCTGCGGTTCGACCTGGCCTACGCGCCCCTCACAAGCGCCGCCACCAGTCCCGATTCGTTGATTGTGCAAGTGATGGATGCTTGCACCCTAGCCGTGCTGGGCCGCCCTTACGCGAAGGGGGCCACCGGCACGCTGGGCACCACCGGGGCCCAAAAAACCTATTTTGTGCCTTCCGCCGGTACCCAGTGGCGGCAAGAGTTGGTTGACTTGACGCCCTACATCGGCAAGAGCGTGCTGCTGCGTTTCGTGGGCTACAACGGCTACGGCAACTACCTCTACGTCGACAACGTGAACGTCGGCAGCCAGTTGCTGTCCCTCACCAGCGCCGCCGCCGCCACGGGCCTCGAAGCCTGGCCCAATCCCACGGCGGCCGGCACGGCCCTGCACGTACGCCTGCCTGCCCAAAGTGGCGGCGGTCAGCTCCGCCTGATTGACGACCTAGGCCGCACCGTGTGGCAAGCCCAGCTGACGGCGGCCAGCGCCGCCACCGAGCAGTTGCTGACCACACCCTTGGCCCCAGGCCTCTACAGCGTAGTTTTTAGCCCCCTGAACGGGGTGGCCGCCGCGCGGCGCGTGCTGGTGCAATAA